Proteins from a genomic interval of Salvelinus sp. IW2-2015 linkage group LG14, ASM291031v2, whole genome shotgun sequence:
- the LOC111973218 gene encoding serine/threonine-protein kinase PRP4 homolog, which translates to MADVEMEIESTRMNNNGNEHVKEDLESNEKSGSEEESVENSEEEEDDKEVREGEAEINGEKTAEGSKHYSSGSKHKKKKHKHRSKHKKHRHASEEDKDRKRKHRHKHKKHKRKDGSSPSAPGINSSSSHRKTDISPVSDDKALLEELEKQRAMIKAELDSQMMEGGKVQSGMGLILQGYNSGSEEGDGDGGVRNGEQHQRDSMAKPPSPRGRSGKSRRDTTEAGKSSSKRHSRSKSRERTGKESKSDKTTKGTKNTTAKERGRSKSKERKRSQSRSKERSKTSPSPSSRRSEQRGGRLDKRSSPQNDDRPNAVHSSRRSRSRERPGRSEAEKEPDKRPTKSPFKDTSSGKENRSPQRRGGRELSSPQRRRSTSPRSTRDSQRASASASTSKQGSPSRAARSPARRGSSRSIDARRRDADRQGSSPLRKRIRPEAGPGGRARSRETSPRGAPQGRRMSRSPFRRRSPSPFRRRSRSPLRRRSPERDRYGRLRQYGRRSNSRDRDRRRRHGRDEDKFKGSLSEGMKADKESSEEEVFEDFDGEEVDEEALIEQRRQQRLAIVQKYRGGNEDSMTSMASDPSSPQSSTRSRSPSPDDILERVAADVKEYELENLDTFEENIKAKQGLITHEKDGPKKPSAPDMFTESDDMFEAAIDSARMRAAGVGGKDFKENPNLRDNWTDAEGYYRVNIGETLDKRYDVYGYTGQGMFSNVIRGRDTARAGQDVAVKIIRNNELMQKTGLKELEFLKRLNDADPDDKFHCLRLFRHFYHKQHLCLVFEPLSMNLREVLKKYGKDVGLHIKAVRSYTQQLFLALKLLKRCNILHADIKPDNILVNESKTILKLCDFGSASHVADNDITPYLVSRFYRAPEIIIGKPYDYSIDMWSVGCTLYELYTGKILFPGSSNNHMIKLAMDLKGKMPNKMIRKGLFKDQHFDQNLNFLYIEVDKVTEREKVTVMSTINPTKDLLCDMVGGQRLPEEQRKKVLILKDLIDSTLMLDPAKRISINQALQHPFIQEKI; encoded by the exons GAAAGAAGATTTGGAGAGCAATGAGAAGAgtgggagtgaggaggagagtgtTGAAAATTCTGAAGAAGAAGAGGACGATAAAGAGGTCAGAGAGGGGGAAGCTGAAATAAATGGAGAAAAGACAGCAGAGGGGTCCAAACATTACAGCAGTGGCAGCAAACACAAGAAAAAGAAACACAAACACCGCAGCAAGCACAAAAAACACAGACACGCCTCTGAAGAGGACAAGGACCGCAAGCGCAaacatagacacaaacacaagAAACACAAACGTAAAGATGGCTCCTCTCCATCCGCCCCTGGCATCAACAGCTCCTCTAGCCACAGAAAAACGGACATATCCCCTGTATCTGACGACAAGGCTTTATTGGAGGAGTTGGAGAAACAGAGGGCCATGATCAAAGCAGAGCTAGACAGCCAGATGATGGAGGGGGGCAAGGTGCAGTCAGGCATGGGCCTCATCCTACAGGGTTATAACTCTGGCtctgaggagggagatggagatgggggGGTCCGGAATGGGGAGCAGCACCAGAGGGACAGCATGGCAAAGCCCCCCTCCCCGAGGGGTAGAAGTGGTAAATCCAGACGGGACACCACAGAAGCAGGCAAGTCCAGCTCCAAGCGCCACAGTCGGAGCAAGTCCAGGGAGAGGACCGGCAAGGAGTCCAAGTCAGACAAAACGACCAAAGGCACCAAAAACACCACCGCCAAAGAACGTGGCCGCAGCAAATCAAAAGAGAGGAAACGCTCCCAGAGCAGGTCCAAAGAGAGAAGCAAGACGTCTCCTTCCCCCTCCAGCAGGAGATCAGAGCAGAGAGGCGGCCGCTTGGACAAACGCTCCTCGCCCCAGAACGATGACAGACCAAACGCGGTGCACAGCAGCCGGAGGTCCAGATCACGGGAGCGCCCAGGACGATCGGAGGCAGAGAAAGAGCCAGACAAGAGGCCGACCAAGTCCCCGTTTAAGGACACCTCGTCAGGGAAAGAGAATCGCTCTCCCCAAAggcgaggaggaagggagctcAGCAGCCCCCAGAGGAGACGCAGCACCTCCCCACGCTCCACCAGAGACTCCCAACGGGCATCAGCTTCAGCCTCCACCTCCAAACAGGGCTCTCCTTCCAGAGCAGCCAGGTCCCCAGCCAGGAGAGGCAGCAGTCGCTCCATAGACGCCAGGAGGAGGGATGCTGACAGACAGGGCTCCTCACCACTAAG GAAGCGAATACGGCCAGAAGCAGGACCAGGGGGTAGAGCGAGGTCACGGGAGACCAGCCCCAGAGGTGCTCCACAAGGTCGCAGGATGAGCCGCTCTCCCTTCAGAAGAAGGTCTCCCTCGCCCTTCCGGAGACGGAGTAGATCTCCACTGAGACGCAG GTCACCAGAGAGGGACAGGTACGGCCGTCTCAGACAGTACGGCAGGCGCTCCAATTCCCGGGAccgggacaggaggaggagacatGGCCGGGACGAGGACAAATTCAAGGGCAGCCTCTCTGAGGGCATGAAGGCCGACAAGGAGTCCTCCGAAGAGGAAGT GTTCGAGGACTTTGACGGTGAGGAGGTGGATGAAGAGGCCCTCATAGAGCAGCGCCGCCAGCAGCGCCTAGCTATCGTCCAG AAATACCGTGGCGGCAACGAGGACAGCATGACGTCTATGGCGTCGGATCCCAGTAGCCCCCAGAGCAGCACGCGGAGCCGCTCGCCCTCACCAGACGACATCCTGGAGCGCGTGGCGGCCGACGTGAAGGAGTACGAGCTGGAGAACCTGGACACGTTTGAGGAGAACATCAAGGCCAAGCAAGGCCTCATCACACACGAGAAGGACG GACCCAAAAAGCCCTCGGCCCCGGATATGTTTACAGAATCGGACGACATGTTTGAAGCAGCCATTGAT AGTGCCAGGATGAGAGCAGCAGGTGTGGGGGGGAAGGACTTCAAAGAGAACCCCAACCTCCGGGACAACTGGACCGACGCAGAGGGTTACTACC GTGTGAACATCGGGGAGACGCTGGACAAGCGCTATGACGTGTATGGCTACACAGGCCAGGGAATGTTTAGCAATGTGATCAGGGGCAGGGACACGGCCCGCGCCGGACAGGATGTGGCTGTCAAGATCATCCGCAACAACGAGCTCAT GCAGAAAACTGGCCTGAAGGAGCTGGAGTTCCTCAAGAGGCTCAACGACGCCGACCCCGACGACAAGTTCCACTGCCTGCGCCTCTTCAGACACTTCTACCACAAGCAGCACCTGTGTCTGGTGTTTGAGCCCCTCAG TATGAACTTGCGCGAGGTGTTGAAGAAGTATGGTAAGGATGTGGGCCTCCACATCAAGGCTGTCCGCTCCTACACCCAGCAGCTCTTCCTGGCCCTCAAGCTCCTCAAACGGTGCAACATCCTCCACGCTGACATCAAGCCCGACAACATCTTG GTGAATGAGTCGAAGACCATCCTGAAACTCTGCGATTTTGGCTCGGCATCCCACGTGGCGGACAACGACATCACGCCGTACCTCGTCAGCAGATTCTACAGAGCTCCCGAAATCA TCATTGGGAAGCCGTACGACTACAGCATAGACATGTGGTCGGTGGGCTGCACCCTATACGAACTCTACACAGGCAAGATCCTGTTCCCCGGCTCCTCCAACAACCACATGATCAAACTTGCCATGGACCTCAAGGGCAAGATGCCCAACAAG ATGATCCGGAAAGGCCTGTTCAAAGACCAGCACTTTGATCAGAACCTCAACTTCCTCTACATTGAAGTAGACAAAGTGACTGAAAGG GAGAAGGTGACAGTGATGAGCACCATCAACCCCACCAAGGACCTGTTGTGTGACATGGTGGGGGGCCAGCGGCTGCCCGAGGAGCAGAGGAAGAAGGTCCTGATCCTCAAAGACCTGATCGACAGCACGCTGATGCTGGACCCGGCCAAACGCATCAGTATCAACCAGGCCCTGCAGCACCCCTTCATCCAGGAGAAAATCTGA